A region from the Thermanaeromonas toyohensis ToBE genome encodes:
- a CDS encoding acyl-CoA dehydratase activase translates to MVITAGLDLGSLSTKAAIVAGGELLSFCILPTGRGGPRVAERALEEALSRAGVRRQDLRGIVATGYGRISVPFADRRVTEITCHARGAWHLFPEVATVIDIGGQDSKVIRVGPGGKVLDFEMNEKCAAGTGRFLEVMARALEVDLEKMGELALKARQAAPISSTCTVFAESEVVSLLAEGRPLEEILKGLHYAVAERVAAMAQRLGWENPVVMSGGVAKNRGVVKSLEEKLGAYFYIPSEPQILGALGAALLAAEEN, encoded by the coding sequence GTGGTAATTACGGCAGGATTGGATCTAGGCTCCTTATCCACTAAAGCAGCTATTGTCGCTGGAGGAGAATTATTATCTTTTTGTATACTACCTACCGGCCGAGGTGGGCCAAGGGTAGCGGAAAGGGCTCTGGAGGAAGCCTTAAGCCGAGCTGGCGTTAGGCGGCAGGATTTGAGAGGTATTGTGGCCACAGGTTACGGAAGGATAAGTGTACCCTTCGCCGACCGCCGGGTTACAGAGATAACCTGTCATGCCCGCGGAGCCTGGCACCTGTTCCCTGAGGTGGCTACGGTTATCGATATAGGAGGGCAAGACAGCAAAGTTATCCGGGTAGGCCCTGGGGGAAAGGTTTTAGATTTTGAGATGAATGAAAAGTGCGCGGCAGGAACCGGCCGGTTTTTAGAGGTTATGGCCCGGGCCCTGGAAGTTGATTTAGAGAAAATGGGGGAGCTAGCTTTAAAGGCCCGCCAGGCAGCCCCGATAAGCAGTACTTGTACTGTTTTTGCAGAATCGGAAGTGGTATCCCTCTTGGCAGAGGGAAGGCCTTTGGAAGAGATCCTTAAAGGATTGCATTATGCCGTAGCAGAGAGGGTAGCGGCCATGGCCCAGCGGCTGGGTTGGGAGAATCCTGTGGTCATGAGCGGGGGGGTAGCTAAAAATAGGGGGGTAGTAAAGAGCCTGGAAGAGAAATTAGGTGCTTATTTTTATATACCGTCAGAACCTCAGATACTAGGAGCTTTAGGAGCGGCTTTACTGGCAGCCGAAGAAAACTAG
- a CDS encoding sodium:solute symporter family protein — MKIFILLLYFIVMLAIGLASHRRSRDVGGFFLGHRSIGPWISAFAYGTTYFSAVIFIGYAGKVGWGFGLSSLWIALGNALIGSFLAWKFLARPTRVMTARLNALTLPEFLAARYDSPALKTASALLIFIFLVPYSASVYLGLSYLFEQVFHLDFNLALMLMAGLTAIYLVLGGYIAVTWTDFIQGLVMLGGVSLLVYYVVTAPPIGGLVQGIKALKDIHPQLVSPLGPNWVSLLSLVVLTSLGPWGLPQMLQKFYAIKDEKAIRPATIVSTLFALIIAGGAYFTGSFGRLFFNNQMPLLNGRPNPDLIMPLIIERFLPPGIGIVILLLVLAASMSTLSSLVLVSSSAVAIDLLQGAWPKISKRTVLLCLRFFCVLFIVLSVYIALKPTIILVLMSLSWGTVAGGFLAPYLYGLYWRRTTKAGAWAGFITGVALSLGLSFYYRLDSTIIPTIGSLAMLLPLAVVPVVSLFTPAFSPEHLKHVFGEESPGLLRDLRGWTRETERVTG; from the coding sequence ATGAAAATTTTTATTTTACTCCTCTACTTTATCGTAATGCTAGCCATCGGCCTGGCGAGCCATCGGCGCTCGCGGGATGTCGGTGGCTTTTTCTTGGGCCACCGTAGCATAGGACCTTGGATCTCCGCTTTCGCCTATGGCACCACCTATTTTTCTGCTGTTATTTTTATAGGGTATGCAGGTAAAGTGGGTTGGGGGTTTGGCCTATCTAGCCTATGGATCGCCTTGGGCAACGCCTTGATTGGTAGCTTCCTGGCCTGGAAGTTCCTGGCTAGGCCCACACGGGTTATGACGGCGCGGCTTAATGCCTTGACTTTACCGGAGTTCCTAGCCGCCCGTTATGATAGCCCTGCCTTAAAGACAGCATCCGCTTTGCTTATCTTTATATTTTTAGTTCCCTATTCTGCCTCTGTGTACTTGGGGTTGAGTTATCTTTTTGAACAGGTTTTCCACTTGGATTTTAACTTGGCCTTGATGCTTATGGCTGGCCTTACGGCTATATACCTGGTTTTGGGCGGTTACATAGCTGTAACTTGGACCGACTTCATCCAGGGCCTAGTGATGTTAGGTGGGGTATCCCTACTCGTTTACTATGTAGTTACTGCCCCTCCTATAGGAGGCCTTGTCCAGGGGATAAAAGCTTTAAAAGATATCCACCCGCAATTGGTTTCTCCCCTAGGGCCTAATTGGGTGAGCCTGCTTTCCCTGGTTGTTTTAACGAGCTTAGGGCCCTGGGGACTACCCCAGATGCTCCAGAAATTTTATGCTATAAAGGATGAAAAAGCCATCCGGCCTGCTACTATAGTATCTACCCTTTTTGCCCTGATAATCGCTGGAGGGGCCTATTTCACAGGCTCTTTTGGACGTCTATTTTTCAATAACCAGATGCCTTTACTAAACGGCAGACCTAATCCCGATCTTATCATGCCTCTAATTATTGAGCGCTTTTTACCCCCTGGCATCGGGATAGTGATATTGTTGTTAGTCCTAGCAGCTTCCATGTCTACTTTGTCTTCCCTGGTTTTGGTGAGCAGTTCGGCGGTGGCTATAGATCTTCTACAGGGAGCTTGGCCTAAGATTTCTAAACGGACAGTGCTTTTGTGCTTGCGCTTTTTTTGCGTTTTGTTTATAGTTCTCTCGGTATATATCGCTTTAAAGCCTACTATTATACTGGTCCTCATGTCCCTTTCCTGGGGTACGGTGGCCGGTGGGTTCCTAGCTCCTTACCTTTACGGCCTGTATTGGCGCAGGACTACTAAAGCTGGAGCTTGGGCTGGGTTTATCACCGGGGTGGCCCTTTCCTTAGGCTTATCCTTCTATTACCGGTTAGACAGTACTATAATTCCTACTATTGGGTCCCTGGCCATGCTCCTTCCCTTGGCCGTGGTACCTGTGGTGAGCTTGTTCACCCCTGCTTTCTCTCCTGAACACCTAAAACATGTGTTCGGCGAGGAATCTCCTGGATTGTTAAGGGATTTACGGGGTTGGACGCGAGAAACCGAACGAGTCACTGGATAA
- a CDS encoding phenylacetate--CoA ligase, with the protein MIWDPVNECRPRKEIEALQLERLKNIVEYVYERVPFYRQALNERGLRPRDIRSLEDIRILPFTTKEDFRKNYPFGLFAVPLKEVVRLHASSGTTGKPVVVGYTRRDMEIWTEVVARLVTAAGVTSGDVAQVVFSYGLFTGGFGLHYGLERVGATVVPAAAGNSKRHIMLMQDFGTTVLVGTPSYALHLAEVAEEMGVDPRALPVRLGLFGGEASSREMLKEIERRWGMLATDNYGLSEVMGPGVSGECRYQDGQHIAEDHFLVEIIDPSTGEPCPPGVPGEVVITTLTKEAVPVLRYRTRDISSLNYEPCPCGRTTARLAKITGRTDDMLIIRGVNVFPSQVESVLMEIEEVAPHYQLVVSRRGYLDELEVRVEVDERFFTGRFSDLEKLEEKVADRLKTVLQLKARVRLVEPRSIARSEGKAQRIIDLRPKQA; encoded by the coding sequence ATGATTTGGGACCCGGTTAATGAGTGCCGGCCGCGGAAAGAAATAGAAGCTTTACAATTAGAAAGGCTAAAGAATATTGTTGAGTATGTATATGAACGGGTGCCTTTTTATCGCCAGGCCCTTAACGAGCGTGGGCTACGTCCCCGGGATATTAGGAGTCTTGAGGATATCCGGATTCTTCCCTTCACTACCAAAGAAGATTTCCGTAAGAATTACCCCTTTGGGCTTTTTGCAGTACCTTTGAAAGAAGTAGTACGCCTCCACGCTTCTTCGGGGACCACTGGGAAACCTGTTGTGGTGGGGTATACTCGGCGGGATATGGAGATCTGGACAGAAGTGGTGGCCCGCTTGGTAACAGCAGCTGGGGTCACATCTGGGGATGTGGCTCAAGTGGTCTTTAGTTACGGTCTTTTTACTGGAGGCTTTGGGCTCCATTATGGTCTCGAGCGGGTAGGAGCTACGGTGGTCCCGGCGGCTGCTGGCAATTCTAAGCGGCATATTATGCTTATGCAAGATTTTGGGACCACAGTGTTGGTGGGTACGCCTTCTTATGCCCTGCACCTGGCGGAGGTGGCTGAGGAGATGGGAGTAGATCCTAGGGCCCTTCCAGTGCGGTTAGGGCTCTTTGGAGGGGAAGCCTCTAGCCGGGAGATGTTAAAGGAGATCGAACGGCGCTGGGGTATGCTAGCTACGGATAATTATGGCCTTTCGGAAGTGATGGGCCCCGGTGTCTCTGGGGAGTGCCGGTATCAGGATGGTCAACACATAGCTGAGGATCATTTCCTTGTGGAGATCATAGATCCTTCCACAGGAGAACCTTGCCCGCCAGGAGTGCCCGGGGAAGTGGTGATCACTACTTTAACTAAAGAGGCCGTACCTGTACTCCGGTATCGCACAAGGGATATTTCCTCCCTTAACTATGAACCTTGCCCCTGCGGCCGTACTACTGCCCGCCTGGCCAAGATAACAGGGCGTACTGATGATATGCTTATTATCCGTGGGGTTAATGTCTTTCCCTCCCAGGTGGAGAGCGTGCTTATGGAAATAGAAGAGGTGGCTCCCCATTACCAGTTAGTGGTCTCCCGCCGGGGTTATTTGGACGAGCTCGAGGTACGGGTGGAAGTAGATGAGCGTTTCTTTACTGGGCGCTTTAGCGACCTGGAGAAGCTAGAGGAAAAGGTAGCCGACCGGCTTAAGACGGTGCTACAGCTTAAAGCCCGGGTCCGCTTAGTAGAACCCCGTTCCATTGCCCGTAGTGAGGGTAAGGCCCAGCGCATCATCGATCTTAGACCCAAGCAGGCATAA